From the Lolium rigidum isolate FL_2022 chromosome 2, APGP_CSIRO_Lrig_0.1, whole genome shotgun sequence genome, one window contains:
- the LOC124689260 gene encoding uncharacterized protein LOC124689260, whose protein sequence is MAAPAPYLVEEILEEIFIRVPTPAALARASTACVSFRRIITARSFLRRYRKLHPPPLLGFAAEDGGFDPVQEPHPSAPLARALAHAADFSYSYVPKPDEFVDSAWSPCDVRDGRVLLLCRRWFHRTKPAILRRALAVCDPLSRRYVLLPPLPLDMDMTMLQEHLLGYEPILAPAGDDEDETSFRVLCWASYRSKFFMLVFSSATGKWCMAASPSWSSFGTVESSEKSMLLFKYIRGCLYWRAPVGDKLLLLDTCSMEFSTVNILTSCHMQLINLLDQSRWSSSLVLATEGALEMFTLIRNSLNDSYSIYHTIQQNDSHYSGNCDLKNVIELPRPYWYFIAGATGGFLFLRGIRESQSQGSQVDIEDLFSLNIEDLFSLDIKTSELKMVHGGAQNSHNLVRPAQPYFGFPPSLSNPSL, encoded by the coding sequence atggccgcgccggcGCCTTACCTCGTTGAAGAGATCCTGGAGGAGATCTTTATCCGCGTGCCCACTCCGGCGGCGCTCGCCCGCGCCTCCACCGCCTGCGTCTCCTTCCGCCGCATCATCACCGCGCGCTCCTTCCTCCGCCGCTACCGTAAGCTTcacccgccgccgctcctggggttCGCCGCCGAAGATGGTGGCTTCGACCCCGTCCAGGAACCCCATCCCTCCGCGCCGCTTGCCCGTGCCCTCGCCCACGCCGCTGATTTCTCATACTCCTATGTCCCAAAGCCTGACGAGTTTGTGGACTCAGCCTGGTCTCCCTGCGACGTGCGCGACGGCCGCGTCCTCCTCTTGTGCCGTCGCTGGTTTCACCGGACAAAGCCGGCCATCTTGAGAAGAGCACTCGCGGTCTGCGATCCCTTGTCACGGAGATACGTGCTACTCCCGCCCTTACCTCTGGATATGGATATGACTATGCTGCAAGAGCATCTTCTCGGGTACGAACCTATCCTCGCCCCCGCTGGCGACGATGAGGATGAGACGTCGTTCAGGGTGCTCTGCTGGGCGAGCTACCGAAGCAAGTTCTTCATGCttgtcttctcttccgccactggGAAATGGTGTATGGCAGCTTCTCCTAGCTGGAGTTCATTTGGCACAGTTGAATCATCTGAGAAATCCATGTTACTCTTTAAATATATCCGTGGCTGCTTGTACTGGAGGGCACCTGTGGGGGACAAGCTGCTTCTATTGGACACTTGCAGCATGGAGTTTTCGACTGTCAATATCCTCACCAGCTGCCATATGCAGCTTATAAATCTCTTGGACCAGAGCAGATGGTCATCATCCCTTGTTCTGGCTACCGAAGGAGCCCTTGAGATGTTTACTCTCATTCGGAATAGTCTAAATGACTCATATTCTATTTATCATACCATTCAGCAAAATGACAGTCACTATTCTGGCAATTGTGATCTAAAAAATGTTATAGAATTGCCACGTCCATATTGGTATTTTATTGCTGGCGCGACTGGGGGATTCTTGTTCCTTCGAGGCATTCGAGAATCTCAGTCGCAGGGTTCACAAGTGGATATCGAAGATTTATTTTCGCTGAATATCGAAGATTTATTTTCGCTGGATATCAAGACTTCTGAACTTAAGATGGTCCATGGAGGAGCACAAAATTCCCATAACCTCGTCAGACCTGCTCAACCGTACTTTGGCTTCCCACCATCATTGTCAAACCCGAGTTTGTGA